One Castanea sativa cultivar Marrone di Chiusa Pesio chromosome 4, ASM4071231v1 DNA window includes the following coding sequences:
- the LOC142630375 gene encoding putative UDP-arabinopyranose mutase 1: MAKCFEGFLLVAKDPSGKEINALAQHIQNLLTPSTPLFFNTLYDPYRDGADFVRGYPFSLREGVSTAISHGLWLNIPDYDAPTQLVKPHERNSGYVDAVNVWDEPCFRQRTDWTCNDDMWAGRCAKVICDHLNLGVKTGLPYIWHSKASNPFVNLKKEYKGIYLQEEIIPFFQSIVFSKKCTTVQECYVELSKLVKVKLGHVSH, from the exons GTGGCGAAGGATCCGAGCGGGAAAGAGATAAATGCATTAGCACAACACATACAGAACCTGCTGACACCATCAACACCATTATTCTTCAATACCCTATATGATCCGTATAGGGATGGAGCTGACTTCGTTCGTGGATACCCCTTTAGCTTGAGAGAAGGAGTGTCTACTGCCATCTCTCATGGGCTTTGGCTCAACATTCCTGACTATGATGCCCCTACTCAGCTTGTCAAGCCTCATGAGCGCAACAGCGG GTATGTGGATGCTGTCAATGTGTGGGATGAACCTTGCTTTCGACAGAGAACTGATTGGACCTGCAATGACGATATGTGGGCTGGTCGGTGTGCCAAG GTGATTTGTGACCATTTGAATCTAGGGGTGAAGACAGGGTTGCCATACATTTGGCATAGCAAGGCAAGCAACCCATTTGTTAATTTGAAGAAGGAATACAAGGGCATATACTTGCAGGAAGAGATCATTCCATTCTTCCAGTCTATCGTTTTCTCAAAAAAGTGCACAACCGTGCAGGAATGCTATGTTGAGCTCTCAAAGTTGGTCAAGGTAAAGCTTGGCCATGTTAGTCATTAA